One region of Oryza sativa Japonica Group chromosome 5, ASM3414082v1 genomic DNA includes:
- the LOC4338779 gene encoding protein NRT1/ PTR FAMILY 3.1, whose product MAEDGRGEEKAVDVVAVKKPKQGGFRTMPFILANDFCDRLANVGFSSNLITYLTLQLHLPLVDASNTLTNFHGTANLTPLVGGLIADSFAGRFWTITFGSVIYQLGMVFLTLSAALPSLRPPPCAKHAADCQRASSSQIAVLYASLLFTSIGTGGTRPCIMAFGADQLELDAGARGRRGRKGPKWSFFNLYFFGIELAKLTAVTVIVYIQENVGWGWGLGVPTIAMFAAVVAFVSGYSMYVKMPPAGSPLVRLAQVAAAAFKKRKAVMPEPSRLYEDKVLDAGISTTGRLLHTDQLKFFDKAAIITDGDVLPSGEPKLWRLSTVHRVEELKSILRMLPIWAAGILLVTSASHNSSFAIQQARTMDRDITPHFKIPPASMLIFTNLAMLLTLAFYDRVLVRVLRRFTGHPNGITHLQRAGVGMTIAMLANAVAAVVESRRKSVAAASGMLDAPKGSSLPISVFWLVPQYAIHGVADAFMDVGRMEFLYDQAPESMRSTAAALYWLTMSIGSYLGTLLVTIIHAKTQRSGQWLQDNLNRAKLDSYYWLVFGLQGLNLIYYFVCVRYYTFKPLETVKPEEELELYRGNGNEGDGKKGGTLK is encoded by the exons CGAACGACTTCTGCGACCGGCTCGCGAATGTGGGGTTCAGCTCCAACCTGATCACGTACCTGACCCTGCAGCTGCACCTCCCCCTCGTCGACGCCTCCAACACGCTGACCAACTTCCACGGCACCGCCAACCTCACCCCGCTCGTCGGCGGCCTCATCGCCGACTCCTTCGCCGGCAGGTTCTGGACCATCACGTTCGGCTCCGTCATCTACCAGCTCGGCATGGTCTTCCTCACCCTCTCCGCCGCGCTCCCCtcgctccgcccgccgccctgcGCCAAGCACGCCGCCGACTGCCAGCGCGCCTCGTCCTCCCAGATCGCCGTGCTCTACGCCTCGCTGCTCTTCACCTCCATCGGCACCGGCGGCACGCGCCCCTGCATCATGGCGTTCGGCGCCGACCAGCTCGAGCTCGACGCTGGCGCGCGCGGGCGCCGCGGGCGCAAGGGGCCCAAGTGGAGCTTCTTCAACCTCTACTTCTTCGGCATCGAGCTCGCCAagctcaccgccgtcaccgtcatCGTGTACATCCAGGAGAACGTCGGGTGGGGGTGGGGCCTCGGCGTGCCCACCATCGCCATGTTCGCCGCCGTGGTCGCCTTCGTGTCCGGCTACTCGATGTACGTCAAGATGCCTCCCGCCGGCAGCCCCCTGGTCCGGCTGGCGCAggtcgcagccgccgccttcaaGAAGAGGAAAGCCGTCATGCCGGAGCCAAGCCGCCTCTACGAGGACAAGGTGCTCGACGCCGGCATCTCCACCACCGGCCGTCTTCTCCACACCGATCAGCTAAA GTTCTTTGACAAGGCGGCCATTATCACGGACGGCGACGTGCTGCCGTCCGGCGAGCCGAAGCTGTGGCGGCTGTCGACGGTGCACCGCGTCGAGGAGCTCAAGTCGATCCTCCGCATGCTGCCCATCTGGGCGGCGGGCATCCTGCTGGTGACCTCGGCGTCGCACAACAGCAGCTTCGCGATCCAGCAGGCGCGCACCATGGACCGCGACATCACGCCGCACTTCAAGATCCCGCCGGCCTCCATGCTCATCTTCACCAACCTCGCCATGCTGCTCACCCTCGCCTTCTACGACCGCGTCCTCGTCCGCGTGCTCCGCCGCTTCACGGGCCACCCAAACGGCATCACCCACCTCCAGCGCGCCGGCGTGGGCATGACCATTGCCATGCTCGCCAACGCGGTGGCCGCGGTCGTGGAGAGTCGCCGCAAGTCCGTGGCCGCGGCGAGCGGCATGCTCGACGCGCCCAAGGGTAGCTCGCTGCCCATCAGCGTCTTCTGGCTGGTGCCGCAGTACGCCATCCACGGCGTCGCCGACGCCTTCATGGACGTCGGCCGCATGGAGTTCCTCTACGACCAGGCGCCGGAGAGCATGCGGAGCACCGCGGCGGCGCTCTACTGGCTCACCATGTCGATCGGCAGCTACCTCGGCACGCTGCTCGTCACCATCATCCACGCCAAGACGCAGCGGAGCGGGCAGTGGCTGCAGGACAACCTCAACCGAGCCAAGCTGGACAGCTACTACTGGCTCGTCTTCGGCTTGCAGGGGCTCAACCTCATCTACTACTTCGTCTGCGTCAGGTACTACACCTTCAAGCCATTGGAGACGGTGAAACCTGAGGAGGAGCTCGAGCTCTACCGTGGAAATGGCAACGAGGGCGATGGCAAGAAAGGAGGAACCTTGAAGTAG